A window of Trichomycterus rosablanca isolate fTriRos1 chromosome 5, fTriRos1.hap1, whole genome shotgun sequence contains these coding sequences:
- the foxi2 gene encoding forkhead box protein I2: MNSLDAQIHHSSAPSASPLQPKSAHDASDMAVYCDNFMYHQQSVAGAQRPAGYGIGEYAATPNPYLWLNTPGVNSSPSYLHGNSNPSFIAPSYGSQRQYLANSPGFGGPDLGWLSIASQEELLKLVRPPYSYSALIAMAIQNAHDKKLTLSQIYQYVADNFPFYKKSKAGWQNSIRHNLSLNDCFKKVPRDEDDPGKGNYWTLDPNCEKMFDNGNFRRKRKRRSDAGTGISNSTKPEDSRALTGAKSGSESAHLGGTMSPDMDTSANESHRSASPTGPVSAPCFNSFFSTMSSVSSASSPAVRQGSLGLIGEISSRNITALSPYHSTSAPDAAPPAEHNEHSLHSNRAAYSSAFGGAQSAQYNGHFYNSFSVNSLIYPREGTEL; this comes from the exons ATGAACTCCTTGGACGCGCAGATCCACCACAGCTCTGCCCCATCCGCGAGTCCTCTCCAGCCCAAAAGTGCGCACGACGCTTCAGACATGGCTGTGTACTGCGATAACTTCATGTACCATCAGCAAAGTGTAGCGGGGGCGCAGCGACCAGCCGGATACGGGATCGGTGAGTACGCAGCCACCCCGAATCCTTACCTGTGGCTCAACACTCCAGGAGTCAACTCCTCTCCGTCATACCTGCACGGGAACAGCAACCCGTCCTTCATCGCCCCGTCCTACGGCTCTCAGAGGCAGTACCTGGCCAACTCTCCTGGTTTTGGTGGACCAGACCTGGGCTGGCTCTCCATCGCCAGTCAGGAGGAGCTGCTGAAGCTGGTGCGCCCACCTTACTCCTACTCAGCGCTCATAGCCATGGCTATCCAGAACGCACACGATAAGAAGCTCACCCTCAGCCAGATCTATCAGTATGTAGCGGACAATTTCCCCTTTTATAAGAAGAGCAAGGCTGGCTGGCAGAATTCAATCAGACACAACCTGTCCCTGAATGACTGCTTCAAGAAAGTGCCCCGGGATGAGGATGATCCAG GAAAGGGAAACTACTGGACTTTGGATCCCAACTGTGAAAAGATGTTTGACAATGGAAACTTTCGCAGAAAAAGAAAGCGGAGATCAGATGCAGGTACTGGGATCTCTAACAGCACTAAACCTGAGGACAGCCGAGCGCTCACAGGTGCAAAATCCGGCTCCGAAAGTGCGCACCTGGGTGGGACAATGTCTCCGGATATGGACACATCAGCCAATGAGAGCCACAGAAGTGCATCTCCTACAGGCCCTGTCTCAGCACCCTGCTTCAACAGCTTCTTCAGCACCATGTCTAGTGTGAGCTCAGCTTCTTCTCCAGCAGTAAGACAGGGATCACTGGGGCTGATTGGAGAGATCTCCAGTAGGAACATAACCGCTCTGAGTCCGTATCACTCAACTTCTGCGCCTGATGCTGCGCCACCCGCAGAACATAATGAACACAGCTTGCATTCCAATAGGGCTGCGTATTCGAGCGCGTTTGGTGGCGCTCAGAGTGCACAGTACAACGGCCACTTCTATAACAGTTTCAGTGTGAACAGTCTGATATACCCAAGAGAGGGGACGGAGCTATAA